From the Lolium rigidum isolate FL_2022 chromosome 2, APGP_CSIRO_Lrig_0.1, whole genome shotgun sequence genome, one window contains:
- the LOC124688538 gene encoding ethylene-responsive transcription factor ERF109-like yields the protein MVPRLERGAGGFQLPNSEHENSIFLRALISVVSGDTVVPTLHIEPPTPPANVAVAAPTAATACARCGADGCLGGESVAAAAATTGSSSEGEECSAASFVKDGGVGKRRVRRGSKFRGVRQRPWGKWAAEIRDPHRAVRKWLGTFDTAAEAARAYDVAAFEFRGQRAKLNFPAAAAAASSSVSASASATGSSWAAVQPRPQHLPESHGENCGSNASSPAHVRQLPEQERAPVGREKEIWDGLQEIMMLDDGSFWSKSP from the coding sequence ATGGTGCCGAGGCTAGAGCGCGGCGCCGGCGGGTTCCAGCTCCCCAACTCGGAGCACGAGAACTCCATCTTCCTccgtgccctcatctccgtcgtcTCCGGGGACACCGTCGTCCCCACGCTGCACATCGagccgccgacgccgcccgcTAACGTTGCCGTTGCTGCTCCCACCGCTGCGACAGCCTGCGCCAGGTGCGGCGCGGACGGTTGCCTCGGAGGCGAGTCCGTCGCGGCAGCTGCGGCGACGACCGGCTCGAGCAGCGAAGGAGAGGAGTGTTCCGCCGCGAGCTTCGTGAAGGATGGCGGCGTGGGCAAGCGGCGCGTCAGGAGGGGGAGCAAGTTCAGGGGCGTGCGGCAGCGGCCGTGGGGCAAGTGGGCGGCGGAGATCCGCGACCCACACCGCGCCGTCCGcaagtggctcggcaccttcgacaccgcCGCCGAGGCCGCGCGCGCCTACGACGTCGCCGCATTCGAGTTCCGCGGGCAGCGCGCCAAGCTCAACTTcccggccgccgcggccgccgcatcATCTTCTGTGTCGGCGTCTGCGTCTGCTACTGGTTCTTCCTGGGCGGCCGTTCAGCCGCGGCCGCAGCACTTGCCGGAGAGCCATGGAGAGAACTGCGGGTCGAACGCGTCGTCGCCAGCCCACGTGAGGCAGCTTCCAGAGCAGGAAAGGGCGCCGGTGGGGAGGGAGAAGGAGATCTGGGACGGCTTACAGGAGATCATGATGCTGGACGATGGCAGCTTCTGGTCTAAATCGCCATGA